The following proteins are co-located in the Imtechella halotolerans genome:
- a CDS encoding TerC family protein: MELFLNPDAWIALLTLTFLEIVLGIDNIVFISIAANKLPEHQRAKATNIGLVLAMVQRIALLFAVSFLVSLKEPFMHIDWGWFKSGISGQTIILFLGGLFLLYKSTSEIHEKVEMPEHSEESLRSKKISTLSSAIVQIILIDFIFSIDSILTAIGMTNGITPNHNDALILMIIAVVISIIVMMIFANPIRKFIHENPSMQILGLAFLILIGFMLITEAAHLSHTSVFGNVVGAIPKGYLYFAIAFSLFIEFLNMRMKKKASLKK, translated from the coding sequence ATGGAGCTTTTCTTAAATCCCGACGCTTGGATTGCTTTATTAACACTTACCTTTCTAGAGATTGTATTAGGTATTGATAATATCGTATTTATTTCCATCGCAGCTAACAAACTACCTGAACATCAGCGAGCAAAAGCGACAAACATTGGATTAGTATTAGCAATGGTACAACGTATTGCATTACTTTTCGCAGTATCATTTTTGGTTTCCCTTAAGGAACCATTTATGCACATTGATTGGGGTTGGTTTAAATCAGGAATTAGCGGGCAAACCATTATCCTCTTTTTAGGTGGACTTTTTCTGTTATATAAAAGTACCTCGGAAATTCATGAAAAGGTAGAAATGCCTGAGCATAGTGAAGAATCTCTGCGAAGTAAGAAAATTTCAACACTTTCCTCTGCCATAGTTCAAATTATATTAATAGACTTTATATTCTCTATCGATTCTATTTTGACTGCTATAGGTATGACCAATGGAATAACTCCTAATCATAATGATGCTCTAATACTTATGATCATTGCCGTAGTGATCTCCATAATTGTAATGATGATTTTTGCAAATCCGATTCGTAAATTTATTCACGAAAATCCATCCATGCAAATCCTTGGGCTGGCTTTCCTTATACTCATTGGATTTATGCTTATTACCGAAGCCGCTCACTTATCCCATACAAGTGTATTTGGCAATGTAGTAGGTGCTATTCCAAAAGGATACCTCTATTTTGCTATAGCTTTCTCATTATTTATTGAATTCTTAAATATGAGAATGAAGAAAAAAGCTTCTTTGAAAAAATAA
- a CDS encoding DNA gyrase/topoisomerase IV subunit A — MITEDNDLNNEEQHQLDSHDTITKVTGMYKDWFLDYASYVILERAVPAIEDGFKPVQRRIMHSLKELDDGRYNKVANVVGHTMQYHPHGDASIADAMVQIGQKDLLIDTQGNWGNILTGDGAAASRYIEARLSKFALDVVYSPKITDWQLSYDGRKKEPVNLPVKFPLLLAQGAEGIAVGLSTKILPHNFNELIEASIKHLKGKKFEIYPDFPTAGIMDVTNYNDGERGGKIRIRAKIAQMDKNTLVISEIPFSTNTSSLIDSILKANEKGKIKIKKIEDNTAAEVEILVHLPSGISPDKTIDALYAFTACETSISPLGCIIEDNRPNFIGVSEMLRRSTENTVELLRKELEVQLQELEEQWHFSSLERIFIENRIYRDIEEEETWEGVISAIDKGLQPHIKHLKRAVTEEDIVRLTEIRIKRISKFDIDKAQQLIDSLEERIAEVTHNLNHIIEFAIAYFTRLKQEYGKGRERQTEIRLFDDIEATKVVIRNTKLYVNRAEGFIGTSLKKDEYVDDCSDIDDIIVFTKDGKMIITKVSDKTYVGKDIIHIAVFKKNDKRTIYNMIYKDGKGGAAYIKRFHVTGITRDKEYDLTQEKAGSEVLYFTANPNGEAEVVTVNLRQVGSIKKLKWDLDFADVLIKGRNSKGNLVTKYTVKRIELKERGVSTLKPRKIWFDDTVQRLNVDGRGELLGEFKGDDRLLIIRQNGSLKTILPDLSTHFDSDMIVLEKWHPKKPISVIYYEGEKERYFVKRFVIENENKDEIFISEHPKTQLEWISTDWRPVAEIEFTKVKGKEVKPNQEINLEEFIAIKGIKALGNQLTADKLKSINTLTSLAFEEPEPIAPEEIEVVEEESVDENEKPVTVTLNPDEGETKTEDDGQITLF; from the coding sequence ATGATAACGGAAGATAACGACCTAAATAACGAAGAACAACATCAATTAGATTCCCATGATACAATTACCAAGGTTACTGGGATGTACAAAGATTGGTTTTTGGATTATGCTTCCTATGTGATTTTAGAACGTGCTGTACCTGCAATTGAAGATGGCTTCAAGCCAGTACAACGCCGGATAATGCACTCTTTAAAAGAACTTGATGATGGACGCTATAATAAAGTCGCCAATGTTGTAGGGCATACCATGCAGTATCACCCCCACGGAGATGCTAGTATAGCTGATGCGATGGTACAGATAGGACAGAAAGATCTTCTTATTGATACTCAGGGAAACTGGGGAAATATCCTTACTGGAGACGGAGCCGCTGCATCTCGTTATATTGAGGCAAGATTATCAAAATTTGCCCTTGATGTAGTGTATAGCCCAAAAATTACAGATTGGCAGTTAAGCTATGATGGAAGAAAAAAGGAGCCGGTTAATCTTCCTGTAAAGTTTCCGTTACTATTGGCGCAGGGTGCGGAAGGAATCGCCGTAGGGTTATCGACCAAAATTCTACCCCATAATTTCAATGAATTAATCGAGGCTTCCATAAAGCATCTTAAGGGAAAGAAATTTGAAATTTATCCTGATTTTCCAACGGCAGGAATCATGGACGTCACCAATTATAATGATGGAGAACGAGGTGGTAAAATTCGTATTAGGGCAAAGATCGCTCAGATGGATAAGAACACCCTTGTTATTTCCGAAATTCCATTTAGCACAAATACTTCATCTTTAATTGATTCCATTTTAAAGGCAAACGAGAAGGGAAAAATTAAGATTAAGAAAATTGAAGATAACACAGCAGCAGAAGTTGAAATATTGGTGCATTTACCATCTGGGATTTCACCGGATAAAACCATTGATGCATTGTATGCTTTTACTGCATGTGAGACTTCCATTTCTCCTTTAGGTTGTATTATTGAAGATAATAGACCTAATTTTATTGGAGTATCTGAGATGCTTAGACGTTCTACAGAGAACACAGTGGAATTGCTCCGAAAAGAGTTAGAGGTGCAACTACAAGAATTGGAGGAACAATGGCATTTTTCGTCCTTAGAACGTATTTTTATTGAAAATAGAATTTATCGTGATATTGAAGAAGAAGAAACCTGGGAAGGAGTAATTAGTGCCATTGACAAAGGGTTACAACCACACATTAAGCATCTTAAGCGTGCAGTAACCGAGGAAGACATTGTACGATTGACAGAAATCCGAATCAAGCGTATTTCTAAATTTGATATCGATAAAGCACAGCAGTTAATTGATTCACTTGAAGAAAGAATCGCTGAAGTTACTCATAACTTGAACCATATAATTGAGTTTGCTATAGCTTATTTTACGAGATTGAAACAAGAGTATGGCAAAGGTAGAGAACGTCAAACCGAGATCCGTCTTTTTGATGATATTGAGGCAACCAAAGTAGTTATTAGAAACACGAAGCTTTATGTAAACCGAGCTGAAGGTTTTATAGGTACCTCACTTAAAAAGGATGAATATGTAGATGATTGTAGCGATATTGATGATATTATAGTTTTCACCAAGGATGGCAAAATGATTATTACAAAGGTTTCAGATAAAACCTATGTAGGTAAAGATATTATCCATATCGCAGTCTTTAAGAAAAATGACAAGCGCACCATTTATAATATGATTTATAAGGATGGTAAAGGTGGAGCAGCTTATATTAAACGTTTTCATGTTACCGGAATTACACGTGATAAGGAATATGATCTTACACAAGAGAAGGCGGGATCCGAGGTGTTGTATTTTACAGCTAACCCTAATGGAGAAGCTGAAGTGGTCACTGTTAATCTTCGTCAAGTAGGAAGTATCAAAAAACTTAAGTGGGATCTTGATTTTGCGGATGTACTTATTAAGGGAAGAAATTCTAAAGGTAATCTAGTCACAAAATATACAGTTAAACGTATTGAGTTGAAAGAAAGAGGGGTATCTACCTTAAAACCTAGGAAAATTTGGTTTGATGATACAGTTCAACGTCTTAATGTGGATGGAAGAGGAGAACTACTTGGTGAATTTAAAGGGGATGATCGATTATTAATTATTCGTCAAAATGGTAGTTTAAAAACTATATTACCTGATCTATCAACCCATTTTGACAGTGATATGATTGTACTTGAAAAATGGCATCCAAAGAAGCCTATTTCGGTCATTTATTACGAAGGAGAGAAAGAGCGTTATTTTGTTAAACGCTTTGTAATAGAAAACGAAAATAAAGATGAAATTTTCATTTCTGAACATCCAAAGACTCAATTAGAATGGATATCTACTGATTGGCGTCCAGTGGCTGAGATAGAATTTACAAAAGTTAAAGGGAAAGAAGTAAAGCCGAATCAAGAAATAAACTTGGAAGAATTTATTGCCATTAAAGGAATAAAAGCGCTAGGGAATCAACTTACTGCCGATAAGCTAAAATCCATTAATACCTTAACTTCTTTAGCCTTTGAAGAACCTGAACCTATAGCTCCTGAGGAAATAGAAGTTGTTGAAGAAGAATCAGTGGATGAAAATGAAAAACCAGTTACCGTTACGTTGAATCCTGATGAAGGTGAAACTAAAACCGAAGATGATGGACAAATCACTTTATTTTAA
- a CDS encoding DNA topoisomerase IV subunit B, protein MSDSLQYTEDNIKSLDWREHIRMRPGMYIGKLGDGSSADDGIYILLKEVLDNCIDEFVMGAGKTIEISIQGNKVAVRDYGRGIPLGKVVDVVSKMNTGGKYDSRAFKKSVGLNGVGTKAVNALSSYFRVESNRDNFSKAAEFEQGILTIEEPQEESSRRRGTKVSFIPDDTIFKNYKYRNEYVERMLKNYVYLNPGLTIVFNGEKFYSENGLKDLLMDTTNEEDFLYPIIHLKGEDIEVALTHSRTQYSEEYYSFVNGQNTTQGGTHLTAFREALVKTIRDFYGKQYDASDIRKSVIAAISIKVMEPVFESQTKTKLGSTDMGGDLPTVRTYINDFIGTHLDNFLHKNQETAELLQRKIMQAERERKELSGIRKLAKERAKKASLHNKKLRDCRIHLTDSKNGRSLESTLFITEGDSASGSITKSRDVNTQAVFSLRGKPLNTYGMTKKIVYENEEFNLLQAALNIEESMEDLRYNNIVIATDADVDGMHIRLLLITFFLQFFPELIKEGHLYILQTPLFRVRNKKETIYCYSEEERNMAIEKLKGKPEITRFKGLGEISPDEFRHFIGEDIRLDPVMLDKATTIDQLLEFYMGKNTPDRQEFIISNLKVELDVVEK, encoded by the coding sequence ATGTCAGATAGTCTACAATATACCGAAGATAATATTAAATCACTCGATTGGAGAGAGCATATTCGCATGCGTCCAGGGATGTATATCGGGAAGCTAGGCGATGGTTCCTCTGCAGACGATGGAATCTATATTCTTCTTAAGGAGGTATTGGATAACTGTATTGATGAATTTGTTATGGGCGCTGGTAAGACCATCGAGATTTCCATTCAGGGAAATAAGGTGGCTGTAAGAGATTACGGGCGTGGTATTCCTCTTGGGAAGGTTGTAGATGTGGTTTCTAAAATGAACACAGGAGGGAAGTATGATTCTCGAGCATTTAAGAAATCAGTGGGATTAAATGGTGTAGGAACCAAGGCGGTAAATGCACTATCTTCCTATTTTAGAGTTGAATCCAACAGAGATAATTTTTCCAAAGCCGCTGAATTCGAACAGGGAATTCTAACTATTGAAGAGCCTCAAGAGGAGAGCTCACGTAGACGAGGAACTAAAGTTAGTTTCATTCCAGATGATACCATCTTTAAAAATTATAAGTACCGAAATGAGTACGTAGAGCGAATGCTAAAAAACTACGTATACCTCAATCCTGGGTTAACCATTGTATTCAATGGAGAAAAGTTTTATTCAGAAAACGGGTTGAAAGATTTGTTGATGGATACTACCAATGAAGAAGATTTCTTGTATCCTATCATCCATCTTAAAGGAGAAGACATTGAAGTGGCACTTACACATAGTAGAACTCAGTATAGTGAAGAATACTACTCGTTTGTAAACGGTCAAAATACTACTCAAGGAGGTACGCACCTTACAGCATTTAGAGAAGCTTTAGTAAAAACCATCCGTGACTTTTATGGCAAGCAGTATGATGCTTCTGATATTAGAAAGTCGGTGATTGCTGCCATTTCCATTAAGGTTATGGAGCCTGTTTTTGAAAGCCAGACTAAAACAAAGTTAGGTTCTACAGATATGGGAGGCGACCTGCCAACGGTTCGAACCTATATTAATGATTTTATAGGAACCCATCTAGATAACTTTTTACACAAGAATCAAGAGACTGCTGAATTACTTCAGCGTAAAATTATGCAAGCTGAGAGGGAAAGAAAAGAACTCTCAGGTATTAGAAAACTAGCCAAAGAACGCGCTAAAAAAGCAAGTCTTCACAATAAAAAATTACGTGATTGTCGTATCCACCTTACAGATTCAAAAAATGGACGAAGTTTGGAAAGTACGCTGTTTATTACCGAGGGTGACTCAGCTTCCGGTTCAATCACTAAATCAAGAGATGTTAATACTCAAGCCGTTTTTAGTTTACGAGGTAAGCCTTTAAATACCTACGGAATGACTAAGAAAATTGTGTATGAGAATGAGGAATTCAACCTTTTACAGGCGGCACTTAATATAGAAGAATCTATGGAAGATCTTCGATATAACAACATTGTTATCGCCACTGATGCCGACGTGGATGGAATGCACATTCGCCTATTGTTGATTACATTCTTTCTACAATTTTTTCCTGAACTAATAAAAGAAGGCCATTTATACATATTGCAGACTCCACTTTTTAGAGTACGGAACAAAAAGGAAACTATTTATTGTTACTCTGAAGAAGAACGTAATATGGCTATCGAAAAATTAAAGGGTAAACCAGAAATCACCCGATTTAAAGGATTGGGAGAAATATCCCCTGATGAGTTTAGACATTTTATTGGAGAAGACATTCGCCTTGATCCTGTAATGTTAGATAAGGCTACCACCATAGATCAATTATTAGAATTTTATATGGGGAAAAACACGCCAGATCGTCAAGAATTTATTATCAGCAATCTGAAAGTAGAATTAGACGTAGTTGAAAAATAA
- a CDS encoding NAD(P)H-dependent oxidoreductase, with amino-acid sequence MSRKILIINGHPDKESLNHALAASYKEGAIQAGAEVQEIAIAELEFSPNLAFGYRKRTELEPDLLDAWDKIKWADHLVWIHPVWWGGLPAITKGFIDRLFLPGFAFQYRENSIWWDKLLKGKTGHIITTIDQPGYYYRWMYGRPSINQLKKSTLQFCGISPVKVTTLGVVKTSTQELRLRWLQKVNHLGKQLK; translated from the coding sequence ATGTCTAGAAAAATTTTAATTATAAACGGTCATCCTGATAAGGAATCACTAAATCATGCCTTAGCAGCTTCGTATAAAGAGGGTGCTATTCAAGCAGGAGCTGAGGTTCAGGAAATAGCAATTGCAGAACTTGAATTTTCGCCTAATTTGGCTTTTGGCTACCGCAAGCGTACTGAACTTGAGCCTGATCTTTTGGACGCTTGGGATAAAATTAAATGGGCTGATCATTTGGTATGGATACACCCCGTTTGGTGGGGAGGATTACCTGCCATAACAAAGGGCTTTATTGATAGATTATTTTTACCTGGTTTTGCTTTCCAATATCGTGAAAATTCCATTTGGTGGGATAAGCTTCTCAAAGGTAAAACAGGTCATATCATTACGACCATTGATCAACCAGGATACTACTACAGATGGATGTATGGTCGCCCAAGTATCAATCAATTGAAAAAATCAACTCTCCAGTTTTGTGGCATATCACCTGTAAAGGTAACTACTTTGGGGGTTGTTAAAACTTCCACTCAAGAACTTAGATTACGGTGGTTACAAAAGGTGAATCATTTGGGAAAACAACTAAAATAA
- a CDS encoding Crp/Fnr family transcriptional regulator, with protein METELLKRYLQQVGIFTEEEIQYSLPFFKEQTLLKNTYFIQEGAFCRQAAFINSGTFRSYYSSPAGEEVTYCFQFQGEMVTAYSAFITGQESVESIQALTKASILTVDIESLKILESQIPNWSLYMRRMAEQQYIGLEKRIFQLQRESAAERYQSLLKNHPDYIKNIPLQYLASYLGITQRHLSRVRKEVSF; from the coding sequence ATGGAGACGGAATTATTAAAAAGGTATCTTCAGCAAGTAGGGATTTTTACGGAAGAGGAGATTCAATATAGTCTGCCTTTTTTCAAGGAACAAACCTTACTTAAGAACACCTATTTTATACAGGAAGGAGCCTTTTGTAGGCAAGCGGCTTTTATTAATTCAGGAACATTTCGATCCTATTACAGTTCTCCTGCAGGCGAGGAAGTGACGTATTGTTTTCAATTTCAAGGTGAAATGGTAACAGCTTACTCCGCATTTATAACAGGTCAAGAAAGTGTTGAATCCATACAAGCGCTCACTAAAGCCTCAATTCTAACGGTTGATATAGAATCATTAAAAATCTTAGAATCACAGATTCCAAATTGGAGCCTTTATATGCGTAGGATGGCTGAGCAGCAGTATATAGGACTTGAAAAGCGTATTTTTCAATTACAGCGTGAAAGCGCTGCTGAACGTTATCAGTCCTTGCTTAAAAATCATCCTGATTATATTAAAAACATTCCCCTTCAATATTTAGCATCCTATTTAGGGATTACTCAAAGACACTTAAGCAGAGTACGCAAAGAGGTTTCTTTTTAG
- a CDS encoding AAA family ATPase gives MNVYELVISDKEEVSLDDIVLSTPNKVHVQSLIKEHRHGEALKKYGLTVNNKIMLMGSSGCGKTTTAKAIAHALKKPILVVNLATIVSARIGETSQNIKAIFDKAARDRAVLFLDEFDQIGKARGEDDKDVGEMRRLVNTIIQLIDYYPENSLLIAATNHDEIIDSALMRRFQVRMGFEMPSEAVLDGFYNTLLARFPEKFCDFKRKYEVSFAEAKDFALTKVKEAIIQELEMEEIAISN, from the coding sequence ATGAATGTTTATGAACTTGTAATCAGTGATAAAGAAGAGGTTTCACTGGATGACATCGTATTATCGACCCCTAACAAAGTGCATGTACAATCTCTAATAAAAGAACATAGACATGGGGAGGCTTTAAAGAAATATGGTCTTACGGTCAACAACAAAATTATGCTAATGGGAAGTTCAGGTTGTGGAAAAACAACTACAGCAAAGGCTATCGCCCATGCCCTTAAAAAACCAATTTTAGTGGTAAATTTAGCAACGATTGTGAGTGCTCGAATTGGAGAAACTTCTCAAAACATTAAGGCCATCTTTGATAAGGCAGCAAGAGACCGAGCAGTATTGTTTCTAGATGAATTTGATCAAATTGGAAAGGCCAGAGGAGAAGATGATAAAGATGTGGGTGAAATGCGCCGTTTGGTAAATACCATCATTCAATTAATTGACTATTATCCGGAAAATTCCTTATTGATTGCGGCTACAAATCACGATGAAATAATTGATTCAGCTCTTATGCGTCGTTTTCAAGTTCGAATGGGTTTTGAGATGCCATCTGAGGCCGTTTTAGATGGGTTTTATAATACACTTCTAGCCCGTTTCCCTGAAAAATTCTGCGATTTTAAGCGGAAATATGAGGTGTCGTTTGCCGAAGCAAAAGATTTTGCACTTACCAAAGTAAAAGAAGCTATTATACAAGAATTGGAAATGGAGGAAATAGCCATTTCAAATTAA
- a CDS encoding GNAT family N-acetyltransferase, translated as MELVFNSQPILETSELQLLPLQIEDFEALYKVASDPEIWKQHPNKDRWKKEVFAVFFDGAIKSGGAFKIVEKESQKIIGSTRFYDFDPKESLVLIGYTFYAVSHWGTGANHSIKELMFTHAFKYVSQIQLHIGAENIRSQMAIERLGAQKIGSQEVAYYGEPSKLNYVYQVTKNAWENSTKLKNK; from the coding sequence ATGGAATTAGTTTTTAACTCTCAGCCTATTTTAGAAACCTCAGAATTACAGCTGCTTCCGCTTCAAATAGAGGATTTTGAAGCCTTATATAAGGTAGCTTCAGATCCAGAAATTTGGAAACAACACCCTAATAAAGACAGGTGGAAGAAGGAGGTTTTTGCCGTGTTCTTTGATGGGGCAATAAAAAGTGGTGGAGCTTTTAAAATAGTGGAAAAGGAAAGCCAAAAAATTATTGGAAGTACACGTTTCTACGATTTTGACCCTAAGGAGAGTCTTGTACTTATCGGGTATACCTTTTATGCGGTTTCTCATTGGGGAACAGGAGCTAATCATTCCATTAAAGAACTCATGTTTACTCACGCTTTTAAGTATGTATCCCAAATCCAATTGCATATAGGTGCTGAAAACATACGTTCTCAAATGGCAATAGAACGACTTGGCGCCCAAAAGATAGGATCGCAGGAGGTTGCTTATTACGGTGAACCATCAAAACTTAACTATGTATATCAAGTTACCAAGAACGCTTGGGAGAATAGCACTAAATTGAAAAATAAATGA
- a CDS encoding MarR family winged helix-turn-helix transcriptional regulator, with amino-acid sequence MYSIFLVMASAFNPERQESNIDSKIVVALERISEAFRVLLWDESRDTTLSPIQLQILIFILFHQPEKCKVSYLANEFNMTKATISDSVKVLLQKQLIAKLPDSNDTRSHIISLTDIGRGVAQKAALFAGKLEKPLHKLDIDQKEVMLSGLLRLIHELTVAGIITLQRMCFTCTNYKKQGENHYCKLLETTLHQREIRIDCPEHVSGL; translated from the coding sequence TTGTATTCCATTTTTTTAGTTATGGCTTCAGCATTTAATCCCGAAAGACAAGAAAGTAATATTGATAGTAAAATTGTCGTGGCATTAGAACGTATATCTGAAGCTTTTAGGGTCTTGCTGTGGGATGAAAGTAGAGATACTACATTGAGTCCAATACAATTGCAGATACTCATCTTTATATTATTTCATCAACCAGAAAAATGTAAGGTAAGTTATCTTGCCAATGAATTTAATATGACTAAGGCCACTATAAGCGATAGTGTAAAGGTGTTACTTCAAAAACAATTAATAGCCAAGCTTCCTGATAGTAATGACACAAGAAGTCATATCATCTCTCTCACCGATATAGGTAGGGGAGTTGCTCAAAAGGCTGCTTTGTTTGCAGGGAAATTAGAAAAACCTTTACACAAATTAGATATTGATCAAAAAGAGGTGATGCTTAGTGGGTTATTACGCCTTATACATGAGCTTACCGTAGCTGGAATTATTACTTTGCAACGTATGTGTTTTACTTGCACAAATTATAAAAAGCAGGGTGAAAATCATTACTGCAAATTACTAGAAACAACTCTACATCAGCGGGAAATTAGAATTGATTGCCCTGAGCATGTTTCTGGTTTGTAA
- a CDS encoding thioredoxin gives MKKSIFYHAGCPVCVSAEHDIIELLGSNNVEVVHFGEDTTRINEAEMAGVKSVPALVTPNGNVLHINFGASMADVKA, from the coding sequence ATGAAAAAATCAATTTTTTATCATGCTGGTTGCCCAGTTTGTGTAAGTGCAGAACATGATATCATAGAACTATTAGGTTCTAATAATGTAGAGGTAGTTCATTTTGGAGAAGATACTACACGAATTAATGAAGCCGAAATGGCAGGTGTGAAATCGGTTCCTGCTCTTGTAACGCCTAATGGTAATGTCTTGCATATCAATTTTGGTGCTTCTATGGCTGACGTGAAAGCCTAA
- a CDS encoding GNAT family N-acetyltransferase, producing MNIRHATPKDAKAIATHLMLAMEDIVYVFIGEQNYDKAFSFLQHFAQLPANQYSYENCLVVEEQGEVVAVVNVYYGGQLSKLRLPIKTYIEEQYSVPFNPEDETSQGEWYIDTLGVHPNQQGKGVGSLLLNYLIEERVTKLQQTLGLLVDLDNPNAKRLYLKLGFKSVGEKTLAGKQMDHLQLRPL from the coding sequence ATGAATATTCGTCACGCGACTCCGAAAGATGCAAAAGCCATTGCTACTCATTTAATGTTAGCTATGGAAGATATTGTATATGTTTTTATTGGGGAACAAAACTATGATAAAGCCTTTTCTTTTTTACAACATTTTGCCCAATTGCCAGCGAATCAGTATTCATACGAGAATTGTTTGGTTGTAGAGGAGCAAGGAGAGGTGGTGGCTGTGGTTAATGTGTATTATGGAGGGCAGCTATCTAAATTAAGACTTCCTATTAAAACGTACATTGAAGAGCAATATAGCGTTCCATTTAACCCTGAGGATGAAACTTCCCAAGGCGAGTGGTATATTGATACCTTGGGAGTACACCCCAATCAGCAAGGTAAAGGGGTAGGTTCCTTATTGTTAAACTATCTCATTGAGGAACGTGTTACAAAACTACAACAAACCCTTGGTCTTTTAGTAGACTTGGATAATCCAAATGCCAAACGACTTTATCTAAAACTTGGATTTAAATCCGTTGGAGAGAAGACGCTGGCTGGAAAACAGATGGATCATTTACAATTACGTCCCTTGTAA
- the ychF gene encoding redox-regulated ATPase YchF — MKAGIVGLPNVGKSTLFNCLSNAKAQSANFPFCTIEPNLGVVNVPDPRLEKLETLVVPERVQPATVEIVDIAGLVKGASKGEGLGNQFLGNIRECNAIIHVLRCFDNDNIVHVDGRVDPIRDKETIDIELQLKDLDTVDKRLEKVNRAAKTGDKNAIKEQATLVKFKNALEAGISARAVEVDEEEADLMKGFQLLTAKPILYVCNVDEASAKSGNAYVDRVKETVKDENAEIIVLAVATEADIAELEDYEERQMFLQDIGLEEPGSSVLIRAAYKLLNLQTYFTAGVKEVRAWTIPIGATAPQAAGVIHTDFEKGFIRAEVIAYNDYVSFGSEAKVKEAGKMRVEGKEYIVQDGDVMHFRFNV; from the coding sequence ATGAAAGCAGGTATAGTAGGATTACCCAATGTTGGAAAATCGACCTTATTCAATTGTTTATCCAATGCTAAAGCGCAAAGTGCTAATTTTCCTTTTTGTACTATTGAGCCTAATTTAGGTGTAGTTAATGTTCCAGATCCTAGATTGGAAAAATTAGAAACACTGGTAGTTCCTGAACGTGTACAGCCTGCTACTGTAGAAATTGTGGATATTGCAGGTTTGGTTAAAGGTGCAAGTAAAGGAGAAGGATTGGGAAATCAATTTTTGGGCAATATACGTGAATGTAATGCCATTATTCACGTGTTGAGATGTTTTGATAATGATAATATAGTTCACGTAGACGGTCGTGTAGATCCTATTAGAGATAAGGAGACTATTGATATTGAACTTCAATTAAAAGACCTTGATACGGTAGATAAAAGACTTGAAAAGGTAAATCGTGCCGCGAAGACAGGTGATAAAAATGCTATTAAAGAACAAGCTACCTTAGTGAAGTTTAAGAATGCTTTGGAGGCAGGAATTTCTGCTAGAGCTGTTGAAGTAGATGAGGAGGAAGCTGATTTAATGAAAGGTTTTCAATTACTTACTGCAAAACCAATATTATATGTTTGTAATGTAGATGAAGCTTCTGCTAAAAGTGGAAATGCCTATGTAGACAGGGTTAAAGAAACAGTAAAGGATGAAAATGCAGAAATTATTGTGTTGGCTGTGGCTACGGAGGCCGATATTGCTGAATTAGAAGATTACGAGGAACGGCAGATGTTCCTTCAGGATATTGGACTTGAAGAGCCAGGATCGTCTGTACTCATTCGTGCAGCATATAAATTATTAAACCTGCAAACGTATTTTACTGCAGGTGTTAAGGAGGTTCGTGCTTGGACCATTCCAATTGGAGCTACCGCACCTCAGGCCGCAGGAGTTATCCATACTGATTTTGAAAAAGGATTTATTCGTGCTGAAGTTATTGCTTATAACGACTACGTATCTTTTGGTAGTGAGGCTAAGGTTAAAGAAGCGGGTAAAATGCGAGTGGAAGGAAAGGAATATATTGTGCAGGATGGAGATGTAATGCACTTCCGATTTAACGTGTAA
- a CDS encoding 4Fe-4S dicluster domain-containing protein, which yields MAIIITDECINCGACEPECPNTAIYEGADDWRYSDGTALNGSIVLPNGKEVNADDAQTPISDDIYYIVPDKCTECKGFHEEPQCAAVCPVDCCVPDDSHVETEEELLGKQRFMHPE from the coding sequence ATGGCTATTATAATTACCGATGAATGTATCAATTGCGGCGCATGTGAGCCGGAATGCCCAAATACAGCAATATATGAAGGTGCCGATGATTGGCGCTATAGTGACGGAACTGCATTAAATGGAAGTATTGTACTTCCTAATGGAAAAGAAGTTAATGCAGATGATGCTCAAACACCAATCAGTGATGATATATATTATATTGTACCTGATAAATGTACGGAGTGTAAAGGGTTTCATGAAGAACCACAATGTGCTGCAGTTTGTCCGGTAGATTGTTGTGTTCCTGATGATAGTCACGTGGAGACAGAAGAGGAACTTCTAGGTAAGCAACGATTTATGCATCCAGAGTAG